In Streptomyces alboniger, the following are encoded in one genomic region:
- a CDS encoding GPW/gp25 family protein, translating into MSEQFVGAGWTFPLRTDAGGGIALARREREIEESIRLVLATAPGERPMRPEFGCAVHDLVFSPVNEATAGRIRYEVRSSLDRWEPRIEVLDVEVSPAADDPSVLFIDVSYTVRGTNNPRSLVFPFYVIPSTESESGV; encoded by the coding sequence ATGAGTGAGCAGTTCGTCGGCGCGGGCTGGACGTTTCCGCTGCGTACGGACGCGGGCGGCGGCATCGCGCTGGCCCGCCGCGAGCGTGAGATCGAGGAGTCGATCCGGCTCGTGCTCGCCACCGCACCCGGCGAGCGGCCGATGCGGCCCGAATTCGGTTGCGCGGTCCACGACTTGGTGTTCTCGCCGGTCAACGAGGCGACGGCGGGCCGCATCCGGTACGAGGTGCGGTCCTCGCTCGACCGGTGGGAGCCCCGCATCGAGGTCCTGGACGTCGAGGTCAGCCCGGCCGCCGACGATCCGTCCGTCCTGTTCATCGACGTGAGCTACACCGTGCGCGGCACCAACAACCCGCGCAGCCTCGTCTTTCCCTTCTACGTGATCCCGTCCACGGAATCAGAGAGCGGAGTCTGA
- a CDS encoding VgrG-related protein: MSEKTYTSVLHAEIGGSRLPDKLAVLLVEGWVDSSVNVPSAFQLTFADTGGDILEKFPQIKVGAKAVLCPFTDGVRGKPMLTGEVTALEVDADAGGKSLVVRGYDPGHRLLRNRRVQGFPNMTASDIVRRVAALSGLKLGKVDATPTVYELATQPNITDWDFLSRLAQENDTHLSFDEDGKLCFAKLAPAAGAPADTTPAAQSPYVLEFGHNALHSRVAVTAAGQVATAGVRGWDMRAKRALSAQSPAVTSKDIVADITPAQLSQPFGRAELTDTGTPYTTQAQVTHAARSLADDVTASFAEVEVAVTGNPELRPGQPVALKGAGFPFEGKYTATGVRHLFESGRPFTTWLTVSGRQFRSLYGLASGGADAAPPMPGVAVALVSNAKDPLKLNRVKLRFPWLSDTYESDWCRIAQLGGVRGGGLMLPEVGDEVLVAFDRGSLEHPYVLAGLYNGIDKPTPDPDGLPAVDPTSGRVNWRSLASRSGHTVELVDAKSRMKSGIRLQTGNGRLTVHLDETRTSVTIQSDGSVSISGTRNVSIRAGGNLSLTAGGSLTMSAGGAVDIKAGAKFGVTAGAVADINATGAVSLKSAGAVSVNAAAAVAVSAVGAVAVNSVATVTLNAPAVLRNGLPF; this comes from the coding sequence ATGAGTGAGAAGACGTATACGAGCGTCCTGCACGCCGAGATCGGCGGTTCCCGGCTGCCGGACAAGCTCGCCGTGCTGCTCGTCGAGGGCTGGGTGGACTCCAGCGTGAACGTGCCGTCCGCCTTCCAGCTGACCTTCGCCGACACCGGCGGCGACATTCTGGAGAAGTTCCCGCAGATCAAGGTGGGTGCCAAGGCTGTCCTGTGCCCCTTCACCGACGGGGTGCGCGGCAAGCCCATGCTGACCGGCGAGGTGACCGCCCTGGAGGTGGACGCCGACGCGGGCGGCAAGTCCCTCGTCGTACGCGGCTATGACCCCGGGCACCGGCTGCTGCGCAACCGCCGCGTGCAGGGCTTCCCGAACATGACGGCCTCCGACATCGTGCGCCGGGTCGCCGCCCTCAGCGGCCTCAAGCTCGGCAAGGTCGACGCCACGCCCACGGTCTACGAGCTGGCCACGCAGCCGAACATCACCGACTGGGACTTCCTCTCGCGCCTCGCCCAGGAGAACGACACCCATCTGTCGTTCGACGAGGACGGGAAGCTGTGCTTCGCGAAACTGGCGCCCGCCGCGGGCGCGCCCGCCGACACGACGCCCGCCGCGCAGAGCCCGTACGTCCTCGAATTCGGGCACAACGCGCTGCACAGCCGTGTCGCGGTGACCGCCGCCGGTCAGGTCGCCACGGCCGGGGTGCGCGGCTGGGACATGCGGGCCAAGCGCGCCCTGTCGGCGCAGTCCCCGGCCGTCACGAGCAAGGACATCGTCGCCGACATCACCCCCGCGCAGCTCTCGCAGCCGTTCGGCAGGGCCGAGCTGACGGACACCGGGACGCCGTACACGACACAGGCCCAAGTCACCCACGCGGCAAGGTCGTTGGCCGACGACGTGACGGCCTCCTTCGCGGAGGTCGAGGTCGCGGTCACCGGCAACCCCGAGCTGCGGCCGGGGCAGCCCGTGGCGCTGAAGGGGGCCGGGTTCCCCTTCGAGGGGAAGTACACGGCGACCGGGGTGCGTCATCTCTTCGAGTCGGGGCGGCCGTTCACGACGTGGCTGACCGTCTCGGGGCGGCAGTTCCGTTCGCTGTACGGGCTCGCCTCCGGGGGTGCCGACGCCGCCCCGCCGATGCCGGGCGTCGCCGTGGCGCTGGTCAGCAACGCCAAGGACCCGCTCAAGCTGAACCGCGTGAAGCTGCGTTTCCCCTGGCTGTCGGACACGTACGAGAGCGACTGGTGCCGCATCGCGCAGCTGGGCGGGGTGCGGGGCGGCGGTCTGATGCTGCCCGAGGTCGGTGACGAGGTGCTCGTCGCCTTCGACCGGGGCTCGCTGGAGCATCCGTACGTCCTCGCCGGGCTGTACAACGGCATCGACAAGCCGACGCCCGACCCGGACGGGCTGCCCGCGGTCGACCCGACCAGCGGCCGGGTCAACTGGCGGTCCCTCGCCTCGCGCAGTGGTCACACCGTCGAGCTGGTGGACGCCAAGTCCCGTATGAAGAGCGGGATCCGGCTCCAGACAGGCAACGGCCGCCTCACCGTCCACCTGGACGAGACGCGCACCAGCGTGACCATCCAGAGCGACGGTTCGGTGTCCATCTCCGGGACCCGCAACGTCAGCATCAGGGCGGGCGGCAATCTGTCGCTGACCGCGGGCGGCTCGCTGACGATGAGCGCGGGCGGGGCGGTCGACATCAAGGCGGGCGCCAAGTTCGGCGTCACCGCGGGCGCCGTGGCGGACATCAACGCGACCGGCGCCGTCAGCCTGAAGTCGGCCGGCGCCGTCTCCGTCAACGCGGCCGCCGCGGTGGCGGTCAGCGCGGTCGGCGCGGTCGCCGTCAACTCGGTGGCCACCGTCACGCTGAACGCTCCGGCCGTCCTGCGCAACGGCCTGCCGTTCTAG
- a CDS encoding LysM peptidoglycan-binding domain-containing protein yields the protein MAAPTGGKAGASLVRAELDIHQPPTDLGGSMGGKIGEVEFQFNPTQLQMARSAEWRTQPAVAYMRGAPPKFTGSVPATLQLEVFLDSSGEPNSGKVQKQVELLLSCCEVTPQSVTSKRPSPPWVRFSWGSFNTVQFVAYVTSVSATFTLFNPTGEPIRATCALSLTEVAMPTKGQNPTSGALSARRVHRTVAGDSLASLAWREYGDATRWRLIAEANGIDDPMRLRPGTELLLPAAEEARPAHVESV from the coding sequence ATGGCCGCGCCGACCGGCGGCAAGGCGGGGGCGAGCCTGGTCCGGGCCGAGCTGGACATCCATCAGCCGCCCACCGATCTGGGCGGGTCCATGGGCGGGAAGATCGGCGAGGTCGAGTTCCAGTTCAACCCGACGCAGCTCCAGATGGCCCGCTCCGCCGAGTGGCGGACGCAGCCCGCGGTCGCCTATATGCGGGGCGCGCCGCCGAAGTTCACCGGGTCCGTGCCCGCCACGCTCCAGCTGGAGGTGTTCCTCGACTCGTCGGGCGAGCCGAACTCCGGCAAGGTGCAGAAGCAGGTGGAGCTGCTGCTCTCCTGCTGCGAGGTGACGCCGCAGAGCGTCACCTCCAAGCGGCCCTCGCCGCCCTGGGTGCGGTTCTCCTGGGGGTCGTTCAACACCGTGCAGTTCGTGGCGTACGTGACCAGTGTCAGCGCGACCTTCACGCTGTTCAATCCGACGGGCGAGCCGATCCGCGCGACCTGCGCGCTGTCGCTCACCGAGGTGGCGATGCCCACCAAGGGGCAGAACCCGACGTCCGGCGCGCTCTCCGCCCGCCGCGTGCACCGCACCGTCGCCGGTGACTCGCTGGCCTCGCTGGCCTGGCGGGAGTACGGGGACGCCACCCGCTGGCGGCTGATCGCCGAGGCCAACGGCATCGACGACCCGATGCGGCTGAGACCCGGCACCGAACTGCTGCTGCCCGCCGCCGAAGAGGCCCGCCCCGCGCATGTGGAGTCCGTATGA
- a CDS encoding phage tail protein, with protein MPSTLDPGSTVFFKLTIDGQDLGLFNGCDGLASEVEVEQRQEGGNNGFVWQLPTRVTFSTIRLTRPLTPDTARVAAWISSIATGITRPTAQIAALRADGSVVAQWGLVEVLPVRWQGPSLSPDNPSVATETLEIAHHGFTDAGGA; from the coding sequence ATGCCCTCGACCCTGGACCCCGGTTCCACCGTCTTCTTCAAACTGACCATCGACGGCCAGGACCTCGGCCTTTTCAACGGGTGCGACGGACTGGCCTCCGAGGTGGAGGTGGAGCAGCGGCAGGAAGGCGGGAACAACGGGTTCGTCTGGCAGTTGCCCACCCGCGTGACCTTCTCCACCATCCGCCTCACCCGCCCCCTGACCCCCGACACCGCCCGCGTCGCCGCCTGGATCTCCTCCATCGCCACCGGGATCACCCGGCCCACGGCCCAGATCGCGGCCCTGCGCGCGGACGGGTCCGTCGTCGCGCAGTGGGGGCTCGTCGAGGTGCTTCCCGTGCGCTGGCAGGGGCCGAGTCTCAGCCCGGACAACCCGAGCGTGGCGACCGAGACGCTGGAGATCGCCCACCACGGGTTCACCGACGCGGGTGGTGCCTGA